One Hemibagrus wyckioides isolate EC202008001 linkage group LG07, SWU_Hwy_1.0, whole genome shotgun sequence DNA segment encodes these proteins:
- the faah2b gene encoding fatty-acid amide hydrolase 2-B, translating to MGLTAGERILQCIFRAVSGFFCALFVLVSPRRKAEKVAPVTEPLLLIPAVQLADKIRRRQVSSVEVVQAYIDRIQQVNPLLNAVVKDRFSAALAEAAHADRLIEEETGGEEALADKIPLLGVPLSVKECFFLQGMPCSTGMISRAGFVASTDAPAVALLKRAGAIPLGVTNTSELCMWLESNNHLYGITNNPYDTTRICGGSSGGEGSILGSAGSVIGIGSDIGGSIRMPCFFNGIFGHKGTPGIVSNDGQFPPSSGIQDGLLSTGPMCRYAEDLLPMLKIMAGANADKLSLSSEVDLKKLRFFSVVDDCGSLWTSPVDKQLVDAQRKVIQRLETDLGVKVKEMSFPQLKHSCKIWVTCMALPDKDGKPPQSFAELLADGGSTKWPVWELIKWIFGKSDHTLPSIGLALMNSKPSPFYLKQKEALQHDMDKVLGTDGVLLYPSHPLLAPKHHHPLFPIYNFSYTGIFNVLGLPVTQCPLGLSEEGLPLGVQVVGGKLQDRLTLAVALYLEKAFGGWRDPGAT from the exons atggGTTTAACAGCAGGAGAGCGGATTTTGCAGTGCATCTTCCGTGCAGTGTCCGGCTTTTTCTGCGCGCTTTTTGTTTTGGTGTCGCCGCGACGCAAAGCCGAAAAAGTGGCACCGGTCACCGAGCCGCTGCTCCTCATCCCCGCCGTGCAGCTGGCCGACAAAATCCGCCGCAGACAG GTATCAAGTGTAGAGGTGGTTCAGGCCTATATAGACAGGATCCAGCAGGTGAACCCTCTCTTGAATGCTGTGGTTAAGGACAG ATTTTCGGCAGCTTTGGCAGAAGCAGCTCACGCAGACAGGCTGATAGAGGAGGAGACCGGGGGAGAGGAGGCTCTAGCAGACAAAATTCCTCTGCTAGGAGTCCCTTTATCTGTCAAAGAGTGTTTTTTCTTGCAGG gtatGCCCTGCTCCACAGGCATGATCTCTCGTGCTGGCTTTGTTGCCAGTACAGACGCCCCTGCTGTGGCCCTGTTGAAGAGAGCTGGAGCCATCCCTCTAGGAGTGACCAACACTAGTGAGCTGTGTATGTGGCTGGAATCGAACAATCACCTGTATGGCATCACCAATAACCCCTACGACACGACCAGGATATGTGGAGGAAGCTCAG GTGGAGAGGGCAGTATTCTGGGCAGTGCGGGCTCCGTAATTGGGATTGGCTCGGATATTGGAGGAAGCATTCGCATGCCCTGTTTCTTTAATGGCATATTTGGACACAAAGGGACTCCAG GAATCGTCTCTAATGATGGCCAGTTCCCTCCTAGCTCTGGGATTCAGGATGGCCTTCTGAGTACAGGCCCAATGTGTCGCTATGCTGAAGACCTGCTGCCTATGCTGAAGATCATGGCTGGAGCAAATGCAgacaa ACTATCGCTGTCCTCTGAGGTGGACCTGAAGAAGCTGCGTTTCTTCTCAGTAGTAGATGATTGTGGATCTCTGTGGACATCTCCTGTGGACAAACAGCTTGTTGACGCACAGAGAAAG GTGATTCAGCGACTAGAGACAGATTTAGGAGTCAAAGTTAAGGAAATGAGCTTTCCACAGCTCAAGCACTCCTGCAAGATCTGGGTAACGTGCATGGCCCTTCCAGATAAAGATGGCAAG ccaCCACAGTCTTTTGCAGAGCTGCTGGCAGATGGAGGCTCGACCAAGTGGCCGGTTTGGGAACTGATCAAGTGGATTTTTGGGAAATCTGACCACACCCTACCTTCCATTG GTCTGGCTCTTATGAACAGCAAACCATCACCGTTCTACCTCAAGCAGAAGGAGGCACTGCAGCATGATATGGACAAGGTGTTGGGGACGGACGGTGTGCTGCTGTACccctctcatcctctcctgGCCcccaaacaccatcatccatTATTCCCGATATATAACTTCTCTTACACAG GGATCTTCAATGTACTGGGCCTACCTGTTACCCAGTGTCCTTTGGGGCTGAGTGAGGAGGGTTTGCCCCTCGGTGTGCAGGTGGTGGGTGGAAAGCTGCAGGACCGTCTAACACTGGCAGTAGCTCTGTATCTGGAGAAAGCTTTTGGAGGATGGAGAGACCCAGGAGCCACCTGA